In one Geoglobus acetivorans genomic region, the following are encoded:
- a CDS encoding RNA 2'-phosphotransferase: MEDVRICPEHGFYRGETCDVCGYSGEVVIPKEKVERLGKFISGVLRHFPDKFRLEMDENGWVDFERLLRIVSRRYRWANRWVVKALIYSDRKGRYELKEGKIRARYGHSVDVKLTDMPDAEEDLLYYGTSEEESVRLLDLGIKPVNQAYVHLSTTLEKSEEVARLRTDEPIILEIDAKKAREDGIRLIKVNEHIVLAKEIPPEYILREIRL; this comes from the coding sequence ATGGAGGATGTTAGGATTTGCCCGGAACATGGATTTTACAGGGGAGAAACCTGTGATGTTTGCGGCTATTCTGGAGAGGTTGTGATTCCGAAGGAAAAGGTTGAGAGACTCGGAAAGTTCATATCGGGCGTTCTGAGGCACTTTCCTGACAAATTCCGTCTGGAAATGGATGAAAATGGATGGGTGGACTTTGAACGCCTGCTGAGAATAGTTTCGAGGAGGTACAGGTGGGCGAACAGGTGGGTTGTAAAAGCCCTGATCTACAGCGATAGGAAGGGCAGATATGAGCTCAAGGAAGGAAAAATAAGGGCGAGATATGGACACAGCGTTGACGTTAAGCTTACAGACATGCCCGATGCTGAGGAAGACCTGCTCTACTATGGTACAAGCGAGGAGGAGTCCGTGAGACTTCTTGATCTTGGAATCAAGCCTGTCAACCAGGCTTATGTGCATCTCTCAACGACACTTGAAAAAAGCGAGGAAGTTGCAAGATTGAGGACTGACGAGCCAATAATTCTGGAAATAGATGCAAAAAAGGCGAGAGAAGACGGTATAAGGCTGATAAAGGTCAATGAGCATATAGTTCTCGCAAAAGAGATACCTCCTGAATATATTCTAAGGGAGATAAGACTCTAA
- a CDS encoding DUF531 family protein: MMVACLVNTYDKLKLHEIHLRTIARAAPLCYAYDFHLALFDFNFWKERGELVRDVMDYTTIGGGGRYLKMLEDEGRLHLISKIPSHFGEVVATTSKPENNVLSLEDIRKLKSACFLIGLGRKGLPKDLIKRARYNLDVTFRGVSLETCSAIGAILALVWVVRYGGC, from the coding sequence ATGATGGTTGCATGTCTGGTTAACACGTATGATAAACTGAAGCTTCATGAGATCCATCTCAGGACAATAGCAAGGGCTGCTCCGCTCTGTTATGCTTACGACTTTCATCTCGCCCTCTTTGATTTCAATTTCTGGAAGGAACGGGGCGAGCTTGTCAGGGACGTTATGGATTACACCACCATCGGTGGGGGTGGCAGGTATCTAAAAATGCTTGAAGATGAGGGAAGGCTGCATTTAATCAGTAAAATCCCTTCCCATTTTGGAGAGGTTGTTGCAACAACTTCCAAACCGGAAAATAATGTTCTGTCGCTTGAGGATATTCGGAAACTTAAATCTGCCTGTTTTCTCATCGGTCTTGGAAGAAAGGGTCTCCCAAAAGATTTAATAAAGAGAGCCAGATACAACCTTGACGTAACATTCAGAGGAGTGAGCCTTGAAACCTGCAGTGCAATCGGTGCAATACTCGCGTTAGTCTGGGTGGTGAGGTATGGAGGATGTTAG
- a CDS encoding Mut7-C RNAse domain-containing protein, whose protein sequence is MVDRMLGKLATWLRIFGYDTLYIGDFEVDDEDTFLLENFLDRILLTRDKELYERCVKKGRSAVFIDSDSVIEQIREMQGFGINTEIRMERCSVCNTPLRKPTEHEAEEVMKMEGIEENLMERYELWYCEKCRKLYWLGSHYRNMVRFLEGLK, encoded by the coding sequence GTGGTTGACAGGATGCTTGGCAAGCTAGCAACCTGGCTCAGAATCTTTGGGTATGACACTCTTTACATCGGAGACTTCGAAGTTGATGATGAGGACACATTTCTTCTTGAAAACTTCCTGGACAGAATTCTCCTGACGAGAGATAAGGAGCTTTACGAACGATGCGTCAAAAAAGGAAGGAGTGCTGTTTTCATCGACAGCGACAGTGTAATTGAGCAGATCAGAGAGATGCAGGGATTTGGGATAAATACAGAGATCAGGATGGAGAGATGCAGTGTCTGCAACACCCCTCTGAGAAAGCCGACTGAACATGAGGCAGAGGAGGTGATGAAAATGGAAGGCATAGAGGAGAACCTGATGGAAAGGTACGAGCTCTGGTACTGTGAGAAGTGCAGAAAGCTGTACTGGCTTGGCAGTCATTACAGGAATATGGTTAGGTTTCTGGAGGGTTTGAAATGA
- a CDS encoding HD domain-containing protein, whose translation MPLERLIFELASLKSVPRSGWLKVGIENPESVAEHSFLSAVIAFFLGLMEYGNLDDAAKCGIAALFHDSAEARTLDLHKLAKMYVDVDTEKAFDDQMDFEEAGLLKDMLERYADIVHDADKLELYVQSRIYGLRNSDAELFGQNIELKTSSGQSLYRKLENTDPRWWMEFEVRG comes from the coding sequence ATGCCTCTTGAACGCCTGATATTTGAACTCGCCTCGCTGAAATCTGTTCCGAGGTCTGGCTGGCTGAAAGTAGGTATCGAGAATCCTGAAAGCGTTGCCGAGCATTCATTTCTGTCAGCCGTAATAGCATTCTTTCTCGGTTTAATGGAATACGGTAATCTGGATGATGCTGCTAAGTGCGGTATTGCAGCACTGTTTCACGATTCAGCAGAGGCAAGAACCCTTGACCTTCATAAGCTTGCGAAGATGTATGTTGATGTGGATACAGAAAAAGCGTTTGATGACCAGATGGATTTTGAGGAAGCGGGACTGCTGAAAGATATGCTTGAAAGGTATGCTGACATCGTCCATGATGCCGATAAGCTTGAACTGTATGTACAGAGCAGAATATATGGGCTGAGAAACTCTGATGCAGAGCTTTTTGGACAGAACATTGAGCTGAAAACGAGTTCAGGGCAATCACTTTACAGGAAGCTTGAGAATACCGATCCAAGGTGGTGGATGGAATTTGAGGTTCGTGGTTGA
- a CDS encoding biotin--[acetyl-CoA-carboxylase] ligase translates to MKIELNDRRLDMFTELKKGASGEELAKKFGVSRTSVWKFVHKLEETGYILERRPKYRIVSKPDPSPFDMALALKEIPGLQNFHYFREVDSTNRLAKEVENSAVFAETQSAGRGRIGRKWESQRGGLYVSFSLNLSIPVNEIPKLTLLAGVAVAKTLENYGARIKWPNDVLINDKKVSGILSEFVGEELSARVIIGIGINVKNEIPDHLRDKAVSLKEIDESVSITDVFVRLCRNLSELMKRYPSEWESILGEWKGLSSTIGKHVVIDAGGRRYMGMAMDIDIDGGLIIRTERGNEKIISGECFYTNY, encoded by the coding sequence ATGAAAATTGAGCTGAACGACAGAAGACTCGACATGTTCACAGAACTGAAAAAGGGTGCGAGCGGGGAGGAGCTGGCGAAAAAATTCGGCGTGAGCCGGACATCTGTGTGGAAATTCGTCCATAAACTTGAGGAAACAGGATACATTCTGGAGAGAAGGCCAAAGTACAGAATCGTATCCAAACCTGACCCGTCACCATTCGATATGGCTCTCGCCCTGAAAGAAATTCCGGGGCTGCAGAACTTCCACTACTTCAGAGAAGTTGACTCCACAAACAGACTTGCAAAAGAGGTCGAAAATTCGGCAGTCTTTGCAGAGACCCAGAGTGCTGGAAGAGGAAGGATCGGCAGGAAATGGGAGAGCCAGAGGGGTGGGCTGTATGTTTCATTTTCTCTGAACCTCAGCATTCCTGTAAACGAAATACCAAAACTGACCCTTCTGGCGGGGGTGGCTGTTGCCAAAACACTTGAGAATTACGGAGCAAGGATAAAATGGCCGAATGATGTACTGATAAACGACAAAAAGGTGTCAGGAATACTGAGTGAGTTTGTAGGGGAAGAGCTTTCGGCCAGAGTAATCATAGGAATAGGAATTAACGTTAAGAACGAAATACCAGATCATCTGAGAGATAAAGCAGTATCCCTCAAAGAAATTGACGAAAGTGTCAGCATAACAGATGTTTTTGTCAGGCTGTGCAGAAATCTTTCAGAGCTGATGAAAAGATACCCTTCAGAGTGGGAATCAATACTCGGAGAATGGAAGGGGCTCAGCAGCACCATTGGAAAGCATGTGGTAATCGATGCCGGAGGACGAAGATACATGGGTATGGCCATGGACATCGACATAGATGGGGGCCTGATTATAAGAACAGAGCGCGGGAATGAGAAAATAATTTCCGGGGAGTGCTTTTACACCAACTACTGA
- a CDS encoding GNAT family N-acetyltransferase, with protein MVDVLTGYLVREMKDEEVEEIIIAEYEHFGYSVFADLSKTDYSKKVIVCEEDGEIAGFAVLYWDENSFHIGSLIVDNRYRGSGIGKALVDGARKEAFKRGFRKIYADVSVSSSALDFYMSNGFEIEETIKHYYGISKHAFRLSLTV; from the coding sequence ATGGTAGATGTGCTTACGGGCTATCTCGTCAGAGAGATGAAAGATGAAGAGGTTGAAGAGATTATCATTGCCGAATACGAGCATTTCGGATACAGCGTTTTTGCAGACCTTTCAAAGACCGACTACAGCAAGAAAGTGATAGTGTGTGAAGAAGACGGAGAAATTGCGGGGTTTGCTGTTCTGTACTGGGACGAAAACAGTTTTCACATCGGGAGCCTTATTGTGGACAACAGGTACAGAGGGTCCGGAATAGGTAAGGCTCTCGTGGATGGGGCAAGAAAAGAGGCTTTCAAGCGTGGGTTCAGAAAAATTTACGCAGATGTCTCGGTGAGCAGCTCGGCGCTTGACTTCTACATGAGCAACGGATTTGAAATAGAGGAGACCATAAAGCATTACTACGGAATCTCCAAGCACGCTTTCAGGCTTTCTCTGACCGTTTAG
- a CDS encoding branched-chain amino acid ABC transporter permease: MALETLISSILLWFGIYSIIALSLNIEYGYGGIPNFGKALAVLIGAFTAGAIVNRILISAFSIKGDTITQASGFMKSVVDEVIAANPAFGIGLLLFSLALAGLVGAAIGGLFILPSAKLESDYLAITLLAIAEIMFMIAYNNTALVGGYYGAPVPDVLAFVSGSVREWVFVGLILFFALITYLFLERALNSPYGRLLRAMREDAVALQFSGKDIMWVRIKTLAFSSAVASMAGVLYSYYAGNVIGIVNLFARVNWTFYPFLMVLLGGISNNRGVLAGVMSFVVIWRLLDGYKHEIASLLNLPFDVNWLQYIIFGVLMIVILYYRPEGLIKEKPIETEPLKDLRSKRSEKA, encoded by the coding sequence ATGGCGCTGGAAACGCTGATAAGCTCAATACTGCTGTGGTTTGGAATATATTCGATTATTGCCTTAAGTCTGAACATTGAATATGGTTACGGCGGAATTCCCAACTTTGGAAAGGCTCTGGCGGTGCTTATTGGAGCGTTTACCGCCGGCGCAATTGTCAACCGAATTCTGATATCTGCGTTTTCCATAAAGGGTGACACCATAACTCAGGCCAGCGGTTTCATGAAAAGCGTGGTCGATGAAGTTATCGCAGCCAATCCCGCGTTTGGCATAGGGCTTTTGCTTTTCTCGCTGGCACTGGCGGGGCTGGTTGGAGCCGCAATAGGTGGCCTCTTCATCCTTCCCAGCGCAAAGCTTGAAAGCGATTATCTTGCAATAACTCTCCTGGCGATAGCAGAGATAATGTTCATGATCGCGTACAACAATACTGCCCTTGTCGGGGGATACTATGGTGCCCCCGTACCTGACGTTCTTGCGTTTGTCTCTGGAAGCGTGAGAGAATGGGTTTTTGTGGGTCTGATTCTCTTCTTTGCGCTGATTACGTACCTCTTTCTCGAAAGGGCGCTCAATTCCCCTTATGGAAGACTGCTCAGGGCGATGAGGGAAGATGCAGTCGCTCTGCAGTTTTCTGGAAAGGACATAATGTGGGTGAGAATCAAAACCCTTGCATTCAGCTCTGCAGTAGCTTCAATGGCCGGTGTGCTGTATTCATATTATGCCGGAAACGTTATTGGGATTGTTAATCTATTTGCAAGGGTAAACTGGACGTTTTATCCTTTCCTAATGGTCCTCCTCGGGGGAATTTCCAATAACAGAGGTGTTCTTGCGGGAGTTATGAGCTTTGTGGTCATCTGGAGGCTGCTTGACGGGTATAAGCATGAGATCGCATCACTGCTGAATCTTCCGTTTGATGTGAACTGGCTGCAGTATATAATATTCGGCGTTCTGATGATAGTGATTCTCTACTATAGGCCCGAAGGGTTGATTAAAGAAAAACCAATTGAAACGGAACCATTAAAAGATCTCAGGTCTAAACGGTCAGAGAAAGCCTGA
- a CDS encoding branched-chain amino acid ABC transporter permease, translated as MSLLVNNAVIYANLLTLLAISLTITYITTSVPNFAQGSFAVFASYFAYLTYTIFNFPTPYFSIPFSIMFGALIGVSTYLLVLKPLIQKEASILILMIATLSWDLILLGLIGIFSESMSKMIMADASKFNFISLDFKLAGIKGILISSTLAVVFSLAFLFFLLYRTKFGVAMRASMENPSLAEIMGVNVETTRLFSWLLSGAFSGLAGALLPFLQETFQTTGQMIIVSIFAASIVGGLSTIYGAILGGYLVGLSESLVTFWLSKIFGMSVLVYTKAVSLTILILTLLFIPKGLTSVNWRRYIWRWKR; from the coding sequence ATGAGTTTGCTTGTCAACAATGCAGTAATCTATGCTAATCTTCTCACACTTCTGGCAATAAGCCTGACCATCACGTACATAACAACTTCCGTGCCCAACTTCGCTCAGGGAAGTTTCGCAGTATTCGCATCTTATTTTGCATACCTTACGTATACAATATTCAATTTTCCAACGCCCTATTTCTCAATTCCGTTTTCCATCATGTTTGGGGCGCTCATCGGAGTGTCGACATATTTGCTGGTGCTTAAACCTCTCATACAGAAGGAAGCATCAATTTTGATTTTGATGATTGCAACCCTCTCTTGGGACCTCATTCTCCTCGGTCTGATCGGCATATTTTCTGAGTCAATGTCCAAGATGATTATGGCTGATGCATCCAAGTTCAATTTTATCAGCCTTGATTTCAAGCTGGCCGGGATAAAGGGGATACTCATCTCTTCGACCCTGGCAGTGGTCTTTTCTCTTGCTTTCCTCTTTTTCCTTCTGTACCGCACAAAGTTTGGCGTTGCCATGAGGGCATCGATGGAAAATCCCTCACTGGCGGAGATCATGGGAGTCAATGTGGAAACTACAAGGCTGTTTTCCTGGCTGCTTTCCGGAGCTTTTTCAGGTCTTGCTGGAGCTTTGCTTCCATTCCTTCAGGAAACCTTTCAGACCACCGGTCAGATGATCATTGTTTCAATATTCGCTGCCAGTATTGTTGGGGGACTTTCGACGATATACGGTGCAATCCTTGGAGGCTATCTTGTGGGGTTGTCTGAAAGTCTTGTGACCTTCTGGTTGAGTAAGATATTTGGAATGTCTGTTCTTGTTTACACCAAAGCCGTCTCTCTCACCATCCTGATTCTAACCCTGCTCTTCATACCTAAGGGACTCACGTCTGTTAACTGGAGGAGGTATATATGGCGCTGGAAACGCTGA
- a CDS encoding ABC transporter substrate-binding protein: MTLRNCVIALIIMGLMLPLAAAEEIKIGVMVDLSGPLTTYGNDIKNTLQIAKEDINNYFKEKGMDYTVEFYVEDTKVDPNVALQKIQSLNSKGIKLVIGPMGSGEVANIKDYVTSNKIIIVSPSSTALPTIIGFAKPEDKKFIFRFVGTDDLQSKAIASELRDAGVKGVVITYIGNAWGKGLYEEIKPQLEELGIEVAKVVEYPDQVPADFSPYITSLEEGVKALADKYGYDKVAVVTFSYEEVYTMLAQVPDESPLLGVVWFGCDGNALSDKTVNVKDKVTKVGTFSTLFESRGPAYDDLAVKYKEAGYGDSPYQYAMNAYDAAWVLALAYAEVVKEKGQYDPDAMAEKMPVVTEKYSNGDYGVEPVSGKIVLNEWNDRASGDYAIYYVNKEGKWETAGIWKFATQSVDWQHKPVWPEAPAKKSESTPGFEIVAGILGIALAIGLRRRL, encoded by the coding sequence ATGACCTTGAGAAATTGTGTCATAGCCCTGATTATAATGGGGCTAATGCTGCCTTTAGCGGCTGCCGAGGAGATAAAGATTGGCGTTATGGTCGATCTCTCCGGGCCACTGACGACGTATGGAAACGACATAAAAAATACTCTCCAGATTGCGAAGGAGGACATAAACAACTATTTCAAGGAAAAGGGGATGGATTACACTGTAGAGTTCTACGTTGAGGACACGAAAGTCGATCCAAATGTTGCCCTGCAGAAAATCCAGTCCCTGAACAGCAAGGGTATAAAGCTCGTAATCGGACCAATGGGAAGTGGTGAGGTTGCGAACATAAAGGATTACGTGACGTCAAACAAGATAATAATCGTTTCGCCTTCTTCAACCGCCCTGCCAACGATAATCGGATTTGCAAAGCCTGAGGATAAGAAGTTCATATTCAGGTTTGTTGGAACCGATGATCTGCAGAGCAAGGCAATAGCCAGCGAACTGAGAGATGCAGGTGTGAAGGGCGTCGTGATAACATACATAGGAAATGCATGGGGTAAGGGACTTTATGAGGAGATAAAGCCACAGCTCGAAGAGCTCGGCATAGAAGTTGCCAAGGTTGTTGAATATCCTGACCAGGTTCCGGCAGACTTCTCACCCTACATAACAAGCCTTGAAGAGGGTGTTAAGGCTCTCGCAGACAAATACGGATACGATAAGGTTGCCGTTGTTACGTTCTCATACGAGGAAGTTTACACCATGCTTGCTCAGGTTCCTGACGAGTCTCCACTCCTCGGAGTTGTGTGGTTCGGGTGTGATGGAAACGCGCTCAGCGATAAGACCGTTAACGTGAAGGATAAGGTTACCAAGGTGGGGACGTTCTCAACCCTCTTCGAGTCAAGAGGTCCAGCATACGATGACCTCGCAGTGAAGTATAAGGAAGCAGGATACGGAGACTCCCCATACCAGTATGCAATGAACGCATATGATGCTGCATGGGTTCTTGCTCTTGCGTATGCAGAAGTTGTCAAGGAGAAGGGTCAGTACGACCCGGATGCAATGGCTGAAAAGATGCCGGTGGTTACAGAAAAGTACAGCAATGGAGATTACGGGGTTGAGCCGGTCAGCGGAAAGATCGTGCTGAACGAGTGGAACGACAGAGCAAGCGGTGATTACGCGATATACTACGTGAACAAGGAGGGCAAGTGGGAAACCGCAGGAATCTGGAAGTTCGCAACACAGAGTGTTGACTGGCAGCACAAACCTGTCTGGCCAGAGGCACCTGCCAAGAAATCTGAATCAACACCAGGATTTGAGATAGTGGCTGGAATACTGGGCATCGCTCTGGCTATCGGGCTGAGAAGAAGACTATGA
- a CDS encoding ABC transporter ATP-binding protein has translation MILQTYNLSKFFEGLKALDSVSISVPRESLTLIIGPNGSGKTTFINTVTGFYRADGGRVEFAGKDITNFPPHRIFKEGMVRTFQIPRPFKKLTVIENMLMPLENPGESLRGAILKNWVDFENDAVEKAYDILEFLNIDHLTFERAETLSGGQLRLLEIGKALMTDARLIVMDEPLAGVAPALAHEILKKIKELCDAGKTFLIVEHRLDIILDYADKVYVMGNGRLIAEGGREVIEKPEVVEVYLGA, from the coding sequence ATGATTCTCCAGACATACAATCTTTCTAAATTTTTTGAGGGTCTCAAAGCCCTCGATAGTGTGAGCATTTCTGTGCCGAGAGAGTCACTGACACTAATTATAGGTCCCAACGGTAGCGGAAAAACAACGTTTATAAACACGGTTACAGGGTTCTACAGAGCCGACGGAGGAAGAGTGGAGTTTGCCGGCAAGGACATCACCAATTTTCCGCCCCACAGAATATTCAAAGAGGGCATGGTCAGGACATTCCAGATACCGAGACCGTTCAAGAAACTCACGGTTATAGAGAACATGCTCATGCCCCTGGAAAATCCTGGAGAAAGTCTAAGAGGAGCAATTTTAAAAAACTGGGTGGATTTCGAGAACGACGCCGTAGAAAAAGCATACGATATACTTGAATTCCTCAACATAGATCATCTAACCTTCGAGAGAGCCGAAACATTAAGCGGTGGACAGCTTAGACTTCTCGAAATAGGCAAAGCTCTGATGACCGATGCAAGGCTGATTGTAATGGATGAACCCCTGGCAGGAGTTGCACCCGCGCTGGCCCATGAGATACTGAAAAAAATAAAAGAACTGTGTGATGCAGGAAAAACATTCCTCATTGTGGAACACAGGCTGGACATAATTCTCGACTATGCAGACAAGGTGTATGTTATGGGCAATGGGAGGTTAATTGCAGAAGGCGGCAGAGAAGTGATAGAAAAACCTGAGGTCGTGGAGGTGTATCTGGGTGCTTGA
- a CDS encoding branched-chain amino acid ABC transporter ATP-binding protein, with translation MLETKGVSSGYKELHILFDIDFKAEKNRITAIVGPNGSGKSTLLKTIFGFTTIYDGRILFEGREITHLPPHEKTKLGIAYLPQTDNVFTDLTVRENLVIAGYILDESEFRDRLELALNVFPELKDKMDRKAGMLSGGERQFLGIASALIRRAKLLMLDEPTAMLSPKFASQVFERVVSLRDDLKLTIILVEQNVLKALEIADNALMLIGGKVAFFGGAKELLEHEKFERFVVGYTL, from the coding sequence GTGCTTGAAACGAAAGGAGTTTCATCAGGTTACAAAGAACTCCACATTCTTTTTGACATAGATTTTAAGGCAGAAAAGAACAGGATAACCGCAATAGTTGGCCCTAACGGGAGCGGAAAATCCACGCTCCTCAAAACCATCTTCGGATTCACAACCATCTATGACGGCAGGATTTTATTCGAAGGGCGGGAGATAACACACCTTCCACCACACGAGAAGACCAAGCTCGGCATAGCCTATCTCCCCCAGACCGACAACGTCTTCACAGACCTGACAGTCAGGGAAAACCTGGTAATCGCAGGCTACATTCTCGACGAGAGTGAATTCAGAGACAGGCTTGAGCTTGCACTGAACGTTTTTCCAGAGCTGAAGGACAAAATGGACAGGAAAGCTGGAATGCTGAGCGGTGGAGAGAGACAGTTTCTGGGTATAGCTTCAGCTCTGATAAGAAGAGCAAAGCTGCTCATGCTCGACGAGCCCACCGCAATGCTATCCCCAAAGTTCGCATCACAGGTTTTCGAGAGAGTCGTGAGCCTGAGAGACGACCTGAAGTTGACAATAATTCTTGTTGAACAGAATGTGCTGAAAGCACTGGAAATAGCGGACAATGCACTCATGCTGATAGGTGGAAAGGTCGCGTTTTTCGGAGGAGCAAAGGAATTGCTCGAACACGAGAAATTCGAAAGGTTCGTTGTCGGATACACGCTATGA